A portion of the Paenibacillus hamazuiensis genome contains these proteins:
- a CDS encoding GntR family transcriptional regulator, with the protein MNEYGFTVKKTDTLRNQVYKDIKSAIIRGKIDPGTRLRENDISKEMGVSRGPIREAILLLEREGLLVTQTHKETMVAKVEKDEVTMLLNPLRVLLESFSIQKIIPNLNETHFVQLEKILDELNQACKQKEIEVIVEKDLEFHEYLIALTGEPYLITLWKSVSSRIVFHFMTNTREKHQMDNFSQLMNEHKELFEAIKTKNWEYIEPVLKEHIY; encoded by the coding sequence ATGAACGAATACGGCTTTACGGTAAAAAAAACCGATACATTAAGAAATCAAGTCTATAAGGATATAAAAAGTGCAATTATCAGAGGGAAAATCGATCCGGGAACAAGATTGAGGGAAAATGACATTTCCAAAGAGATGGGCGTTAGCAGGGGGCCGATTCGGGAAGCCATTTTGCTTCTGGAGAGAGAAGGGCTGCTCGTTACGCAAACTCATAAAGAAACTATGGTAGCTAAGGTTGAGAAAGACGAAGTTACCATGTTATTGAATCCGCTTAGAGTGCTGCTGGAGTCTTTTTCGATACAAAAAATCATACCTAATCTTAACGAGACTCATTTCGTACAATTGGAAAAAATACTCGATGAGCTCAATCAAGCCTGTAAACAAAAGGAAATAGAAGTAATTGTTGAAAAAGATCTGGAGTTCCATGAATATCTTATAGCGCTGACAGGGGAACCTTATCTGATCACGCTTTGGAAAAGCGTATCGTCCAGAATTGTTTTTCATTTCATGACAAACACCCGGGAAAAACACCAAATGGATAACTTCTCCCAATTGATGAACGAACATAAAGAGCTGTTTGAAGCAATTAAGACTAAGAACTGGGAATATATTGAACCCGTGTTAAAAGAGCATATCTATTAG
- a CDS encoding creatininase family protein, protein MSKLKTFYYEKLTWEEIQQAIDENRVILLPVGSTEQHGRHLPMEVDNYLAREVAIGAAKLVPDDVLVMPNIPYGFNTHHMDFPGQITITGRTFIEYCLCVTKSLAYHGFKKIIIVDGHGSNMPFLDIVARQTNIETKGKALCTALIHTSLALDVAGQIRTTEKGGMGHACEWETSMYLHLNENEVRMDKIEDEYGLPDSEFHWNELQAPSPILMMEWWTTFSKSGVSGIASASTKEKGQILYDTTVERLARLIKEFKNREIRPRHDNHPNKPELELDNLLHF, encoded by the coding sequence ATGAGTAAATTGAAAACGTTTTATTATGAGAAGCTGACATGGGAAGAAATTCAACAAGCGATAGACGAGAACAGGGTCATTCTTCTTCCCGTCGGCTCCACCGAACAACATGGCAGACATCTGCCAATGGAAGTTGATAACTATTTGGCCAGGGAGGTTGCCATTGGAGCGGCAAAATTGGTTCCTGACGATGTCCTGGTCATGCCTAACATTCCTTACGGCTTCAATACGCACCATATGGACTTTCCGGGGCAAATAACCATTACAGGCAGAACGTTCATCGAATATTGCTTATGTGTAACCAAAAGTTTGGCATACCACGGATTTAAAAAAATCATTATCGTAGACGGCCACGGTTCCAATATGCCGTTCCTGGATATCGTAGCAAGACAAACCAATATTGAAACAAAAGGGAAAGCGCTATGTACCGCTCTGATTCATACAAGTTTGGCATTGGATGTGGCAGGACAAATCAGAACGACCGAAAAAGGCGGTATGGGGCACGCATGCGAGTGGGAAACATCGATGTACTTGCACTTAAATGAAAACGAGGTGCGTATGGACAAAATTGAAGACGAATACGGCTTGCCGGATTCGGAGTTCCATTGGAACGAGTTGCAAGCGCCTTCACCGATTTTGATGATGGAATGGTGGACTACGTTCTCGAAGTCCGGCGTATCCGGAATTGCAAGTGCTTCCACTAAAGAGAAAGGCCAAATCTTATATGATACGACTGTAGAACGGCTGGCCCGGCTGATCAAGGAATTCAAGAATCGGGAAATCAGACCGCGGCACGATAATCATCCGAATAAACCGGAACTTGAACTCGACAATTTACTTCACTTTTAG
- a CDS encoding ABC transporter substrate-binding protein — translation MKGKQMKAAIWSACLLSALFLLNGCTQKPETTQHSQSNENKITLRILSVEQTEKPEGPAEKELADQYMAEHPNIKIEFIGVPYNELYKKVTALATGGDLPDAFFNTPEFMRIANRMNAAADLTSLLGKDYIAEFYPNMINEASVDGKLQFLPWFATPQALIYRGDWFEKEGLGAPETWDDFLKAALKLTKDTNGDGTTDQWGFGMIGTRNSSGAARFIPFLRTFGVDEITKDRNGKWITELHTPQAKEAFQFYADLNNKHGVVPPGTLENGFPEVANLMANNKVAMIISGPNAIGTITSQNPNLKGKLYSAPLPKKERHSATFGLFGYSIAESSKHKNETADFLKFLVKKENSLKFNAISGRLPTKIEVGKDQQLSSPEFAGFVKAIEYAFPTPDFDSYSQFNDIVTEAYQLMISKAATTDEAINKAAARANELISKQK, via the coding sequence ATGAAAGGAAAACAAATGAAAGCCGCCATTTGGTCGGCATGCCTGCTTTCGGCGCTGTTCCTGTTAAATGGCTGTACGCAAAAACCGGAAACTACCCAGCATTCCCAATCAAATGAAAATAAAATAACTTTACGTATCTTATCCGTTGAGCAAACGGAGAAGCCGGAAGGGCCGGCGGAAAAAGAATTGGCCGACCAATATATGGCCGAGCACCCGAATATCAAAATCGAGTTTATCGGCGTTCCTTATAATGAACTCTATAAGAAAGTTACCGCTCTTGCAACGGGGGGAGATTTACCCGATGCTTTCTTTAATACGCCGGAATTTATGAGAATTGCAAACAGAATGAACGCAGCAGCCGATCTTACTTCCCTGCTTGGCAAAGATTATATTGCAGAATTTTACCCAAATATGATAAACGAGGCGAGCGTTGATGGGAAACTGCAGTTTCTTCCATGGTTCGCCACACCTCAAGCTCTCATCTATAGAGGCGATTGGTTTGAGAAAGAAGGACTGGGAGCGCCGGAAACCTGGGACGATTTTCTTAAAGCCGCCTTAAAGCTTACAAAAGACACTAACGGCGACGGTACGACCGACCAGTGGGGATTCGGCATGATCGGCACGCGAAATTCTTCGGGGGCTGCGAGATTTATCCCTTTCTTGCGAACCTTTGGGGTTGATGAGATTACAAAGGATCGAAATGGGAAATGGATCACGGAACTTCATACGCCTCAAGCCAAAGAAGCTTTTCAATTTTACGCCGATCTGAACAATAAACACGGTGTTGTTCCGCCGGGAACGTTAGAGAACGGATTCCCCGAGGTTGCCAATCTGATGGCTAATAATAAAGTTGCGATGATCATTAGCGGCCCTAACGCGATCGGTACAATCACATCGCAGAATCCGAATCTGAAAGGCAAACTCTATAGCGCTCCCCTTCCGAAGAAAGAAAGACATTCCGCAACATTCGGTTTATTCGGCTATTCCATTGCTGAAAGCAGCAAGCATAAAAATGAGACTGCCGACTTTTTGAAATTTCTTGTTAAGAAGGAGAACTCATTGAAGTTTAACGCAATCAGCGGCCGTTTGCCAACCAAGATAGAGGTCGGTAAAGATCAGCAATTATCCAGCCCGGAATTCGCGGGTTTCGTTAAGGCCATTGAATATGCTTTTCCGACTCCGGATTTTGATTCATACTCACAATTTAACGACATTGTAACGGAAGCTTATCAATTGATGATCAGCAAAGCGGCTACAACGGATGAAGCCATAAATAAGGCGGCAGCCCGGGCCAATGAATTGATTTCCAAGCAGAAATGA
- a CDS encoding carbohydrate ABC transporter permease, with product MKELSGKTHISGYLFVLPSIVTLMLLVTYPLLYGMYISFFNTNLLNQWDFVGFSHYGDIFGNLEFLQRIFVTLKFTVLTVGGHFVIGLGLAILLNRKLPGQTLFRAILILPWLLPEVVVGLLWKWLLNPMYGLTNHYLFKFNLISAPVSWLSNVDVAFWAVVVVCIWKGFPMLMLMVLAGLQTISEDLYEAAKIDGCTGVQSFRFITLPGLLPVLLVSLILDTVWWFKHFTVVWLLTQGGPANETNIVSIDIYKSAFEFFEFGKAAAMAVIVLFVCTLIGYVYRRMLNHDND from the coding sequence ATGAAGGAGTTGTCCGGGAAAACTCACATCAGCGGATACCTGTTTGTTTTGCCCTCAATCGTCACTTTAATGTTATTAGTAACCTACCCTCTTTTATATGGGATGTACATCAGCTTTTTTAATACTAATCTGCTGAACCAATGGGATTTTGTCGGGTTCAGCCATTACGGCGATATATTTGGAAATCTTGAATTTTTACAGCGGATTTTTGTGACTTTGAAATTTACGGTGTTGACCGTTGGCGGCCACTTCGTTATTGGATTGGGCTTAGCCATTTTATTAAATAGAAAACTCCCGGGGCAAACGCTTTTCCGAGCCATTCTTATTTTGCCCTGGTTACTGCCGGAGGTCGTTGTCGGATTGCTGTGGAAATGGCTTTTGAATCCGATGTACGGGTTAACGAACCATTATTTGTTCAAATTCAATTTGATATCGGCGCCTGTTTCTTGGCTGAGCAATGTGGACGTCGCTTTTTGGGCTGTCGTTGTCGTTTGTATTTGGAAGGGATTTCCCATGTTAATGCTAATGGTGCTGGCCGGTTTGCAGACGATCTCCGAGGATTTATATGAGGCCGCTAAAATTGACGGATGCACCGGCGTGCAATCCTTTCGATTCATCACCCTCCCCGGTTTGCTTCCTGTTTTACTGGTCTCCCTGATTTTAGACACGGTATGGTGGTTTAAGCATTTCACTGTGGTCTGGCTTTTGACGCAGGGGGGGCCGGCAAACGAAACGAATATCGTCAGTATCGATATTTACAAATCGGCGTTTGAATTTTTTGAGTTTGGCAAGGCTGCGGCAATGGCGGTTATCGTTTTGTTCGTCTGTACATTAATAGGTTATGTATACAGGAGGATGCTCAACCATGACAACGATTAG
- a CDS encoding carbohydrate ABC transporter permease: MTTIRIRMLLLNLCSYIVLIIASLFVLIPSLWMASTALKRSEDVMSTPLKWIPDTVSFNSFIRIWKEYPFAEYFANSVFIVFTATVISLLFSALAGYGTSRFNFRGKGTFLTFLLMTQMFPSIMLLIPFYKVLKSFGLIDTHLGLILVYISFTIPFCTWMMMGYFQSIPKELDKAAMIDGCSRLRTFVQIILPLSLPGLSATAIYAFLVGWNEYMFAFILTTSESMKTIPVGIAQLNGFYKIEWNDMMAASIVSSLPLIVLFLFLQKYFISSLTAGAVK, from the coding sequence ATGACAACGATTAGAATCAGAATGCTGCTCCTTAACCTGTGCAGTTACATCGTATTGATCATAGCATCCTTGTTCGTGCTGATTCCTTCGCTTTGGATGGCTTCCACAGCATTGAAGCGGTCGGAGGATGTGATGTCCACGCCTTTGAAATGGATACCGGACACGGTTTCGTTTAACTCGTTTATTCGCATATGGAAGGAGTATCCGTTCGCAGAATATTTCGCAAACAGCGTGTTCATTGTCTTTACGGCTACCGTCATATCTTTACTTTTCTCCGCATTAGCCGGGTATGGAACTTCACGGTTTAACTTCCGGGGGAAGGGTACTTTCCTTACTTTTTTATTAATGACGCAAATGTTTCCTTCCATTATGCTGTTGATCCCCTTCTACAAAGTGTTAAAATCATTCGGTTTAATCGACACCCATCTTGGCTTGATCCTGGTATATATTTCGTTTACGATACCGTTCTGTACTTGGATGATGATGGGGTACTTTCAAAGCATCCCTAAAGAGCTTGACAAAGCTGCCATGATAGATGGCTGCAGCAGACTGCGCACATTTGTGCAGATCATTCTTCCTTTATCTTTACCTGGATTATCGGCCACAGCGATTTATGCTTTCCTGGTGGGCTGGAACGAGTATATGTTCGCATTTATATTGACAACATCCGAGAGCATGAAAACGATCCCTGTTGGAATTGCTCAGCTTAACGGTTTTTACAAAATCGAATGGAACGATATGATGGCGGCGTCCATCGTATCGAGTTTGCCCCTGATCGTCCTATTTTTATTTTTGCAAAAATATTTTATTAGCAGTTTGACGGCAGGCGCCGTGAAATGA
- a CDS encoding GntR family transcriptional regulator — MDTSDESKPLYRIISDKINHDIREGKYSDHLPPQNELAIIYEVGRSTIRESLRHLEEQGIIQVRHGANTKILVSGPAYKLKPGLESFIGVSKVIEDAGFVPSTSYVNIRRAHASKLFFPDFSGMSVIVLERVRTADGKPVVFSIDVFKDEGLAIDELEAYLKSGSLLEYLKRNGSTISFAETTVRAMAADQAVSQRLHIRVGEPVLLLEEVCYDSSGNIAITSNDYYHPQLVNFRVIRRAENMK, encoded by the coding sequence ATGGACACTTCAGACGAGTCAAAGCCATTATACCGCATTATATCGGATAAAATAAACCACGATATACGGGAAGGGAAATACTCGGATCATTTGCCGCCTCAAAATGAGCTTGCGATCATTTACGAGGTGGGCCGAAGCACGATAAGAGAATCTCTTCGTCATTTGGAAGAGCAGGGGATTATTCAGGTCAGACACGGAGCCAATACGAAAATATTGGTTTCGGGTCCCGCTTACAAGTTAAAGCCCGGGCTTGAATCTTTCATCGGCGTATCGAAAGTGATTGAAGACGCAGGTTTCGTGCCCTCCACTTCGTACGTGAACATACGAAGGGCGCATGCTTCCAAGCTGTTCTTTCCCGACTTTTCCGGAATGTCGGTTATTGTGCTGGAACGCGTCAGAACCGCCGACGGCAAACCCGTCGTATTCTCGATCGACGTGTTCAAGGATGAGGGGCTGGCGATCGATGAACTGGAGGCTTATCTGAAGAGTGGCTCGCTATTGGAGTATTTGAAGAGAAACGGTTCAACGATCAGCTTTGCGGAAACTACCGTGCGGGCTATGGCAGCGGACCAGGCGGTCAGTCAAAGGCTTCATATCCGCGTAGGTGAACCTGTTCTATTGTTAGAGGAGGTTTGCTATGACTCTTCAGGAAATATTGCGATAACGTCAAACGACTATTATCATCCCCAATTGGTTAATTTCAGAGTGATTCGCCGTGCAGAGAACATGAAGTAG
- a CDS encoding APC family permease: protein MSELKKNAISWPGAIAMSIAIMAPAAGMMFAPQVVAQTAGGAVPLAFIVSLIGSLFVANTIVQFAKRLPHAGSFFAYNTAGLGKVAGFVSGWLLFSGYFVFYPQNLLAAAFFTSSVCKSLFGFEISWIAIALLFAGIIWWLSLRGISNSMKTDLFFVAFEVLVLVIVAVSIIAKGGAEGNTWSVFTPQHSPTGWGGVFFGMIFAMMTFMGFESAGTVAEETSNPRKNIPRAIWGSVIGVGIFYIFMTYAMSIGYGPSKGADFAAATIPMEDLASRYAGTGMRWAVDIAGILSAFAVSLALNNATVRVIFAMGRDGVLPRVLGQIDPKFAAPKNSIHLVALCTIVLALVIGILFGPYPNGYGFLGSFGTLPILLLYVIASLSLYRFMKKHDPLHFNWWHHAIMPGIGGLFMLLPIYGTVFPLPPWPYNLILLLVVLYIAAGIIWGFRLRKKGGDMLDRLEKIMNHPGD from the coding sequence ATGAGTGAACTTAAGAAGAATGCTATAAGTTGGCCGGGGGCAATCGCCATGTCGATTGCGATTATGGCTCCGGCTGCAGGGATGATGTTTGCTCCGCAGGTTGTCGCACAAACTGCCGGCGGCGCCGTGCCGCTTGCATTCATCGTATCGTTGATCGGCTCTCTCTTTGTCGCCAATACGATCGTACAATTTGCCAAAAGATTGCCTCACGCCGGCTCGTTTTTCGCCTATAATACGGCGGGGCTCGGCAAAGTAGCCGGGTTTGTCTCGGGATGGCTTCTATTCAGCGGATATTTCGTTTTTTATCCCCAAAACTTGCTGGCTGCGGCTTTTTTTACGTCTTCCGTGTGCAAGTCGCTGTTCGGGTTTGAGATCAGCTGGATTGCAATCGCTCTCTTGTTTGCGGGAATCATATGGTGGTTATCGTTGCGGGGAATAAGCAACTCGATGAAGACCGATTTGTTTTTCGTCGCTTTTGAAGTGTTGGTTCTCGTCATCGTCGCGGTCTCCATTATTGCGAAAGGCGGGGCGGAAGGAAACACATGGTCCGTATTTACGCCGCAGCATTCGCCGACAGGTTGGGGTGGCGTTTTCTTCGGGATGATATTCGCCATGATGACGTTTATGGGCTTTGAATCGGCGGGGACAGTTGCCGAAGAAACATCGAATCCGCGTAAAAATATACCGAGGGCGATATGGGGCTCGGTTATCGGGGTCGGTATTTTTTATATCTTTATGACTTATGCGATGTCAATCGGCTATGGCCCCAGCAAGGGTGCGGATTTTGCCGCAGCGACGATTCCGATGGAGGACTTGGCAAGCAGATATGCCGGCACGGGCATGCGATGGGCAGTCGATATTGCGGGCATTCTCAGCGCATTTGCCGTAAGTTTGGCACTAAACAACGCGACGGTGCGAGTGATTTTCGCCATGGGCCGCGACGGCGTTTTGCCGAGAGTTCTCGGCCAAATCGATCCCAAATTCGCCGCCCCCAAAAATTCGATTCATCTGGTTGCCCTCTGTACGATCGTTCTGGCTCTGGTGATCGGCATTTTATTCGGGCCATATCCGAATGGTTACGGTTTTCTGGGATCTTTCGGGACATTGCCTATTTTGCTCTTGTATGTGATCGCTTCCCTTTCATTATACCGGTTTATGAAAAAACATGATCCATTGCATTTTAATTGGTGGCATCATGCCATCATGCCAGGGATAGGCGGATTGTTCATGCTGCTGCCGATATATGGAACGGTATTTCCGTTGCCGCCTTGGCCGTATAATCTGATATTGCTGCTAGTCGTGCTTTACATCGCAGCCGGGATCATATGGGGATTCCGTTTGCGAAAGAAGGGCGGGGACATGCTTGACCGTCTTGAAAAGATCATGAACCATCCAGGCGATTGA
- a CDS encoding ROK family protein, producing the protein MMQRPTWKHEDLYGVVDIGGTKIIAGIASDDALLATKRISTDALKGPDDITKRIAATFTELKEELNLSCRTLSGIGVSVPGPLNTKEGIVHFTGNLKWVDYPVAERLQAECGGVSVYIDDDGNCAGIGEACHGAGKGMQHIVYITISTGIGGAVIMDGQVYRGHQDLAGEIGHMTMIPDGPLCSCGNSGCLEAIASGTAIGLQGRQLLLQGKSDIVARLSNGRMDEVSAETVFLAAEQGDSACQAIIRNAGIYLGIAAANLVHVLNPQAIVFGGGVMRQSAVLLPLITSEMNRHLFKVQQDRIQVKAAELGDKSGLWGAKRLIAGKSKQSNM; encoded by the coding sequence ATGATGCAAAGACCGACATGGAAGCACGAAGATTTGTATGGAGTGGTCGATATCGGAGGCACGAAAATAATAGCGGGAATCGCTTCCGACGATGCACTGTTGGCGACGAAGCGTATCTCCACGGATGCTTTGAAAGGACCCGACGATATTACGAAGCGGATAGCCGCCACTTTTACCGAGCTTAAAGAGGAACTGAATTTGTCCTGCAGAACGTTGTCGGGAATTGGCGTCAGCGTGCCGGGGCCGCTAAATACGAAAGAAGGAATCGTGCATTTTACCGGCAATCTGAAATGGGTCGATTATCCGGTGGCTGAACGGCTTCAGGCGGAGTGCGGCGGAGTTAGCGTTTACATCGATGATGACGGGAATTGTGCCGGCATCGGTGAAGCTTGTCACGGCGCAGGTAAAGGTATGCAGCATATTGTGTATATCACGATTAGCACAGGGATCGGCGGAGCCGTTATCATGGACGGTCAAGTATACCGCGGTCATCAGGATTTGGCGGGTGAAATCGGGCATATGACGATGATCCCCGACGGGCCCCTTTGTTCCTGCGGAAATAGCGGTTGCTTGGAGGCGATTGCTTCAGGCACTGCGATCGGATTGCAAGGAAGGCAGCTTCTTTTGCAAGGCAAATCGGATATTGTGGCGAGATTGTCAAACGGTCGGATGGACGAAGTGTCGGCAGAGACGGTTTTTTTAGCGGCTGAACAAGGGGATTCGGCATGTCAGGCTATCATCCGAAATGCAGGCATTTATTTGGGGATTGCAGCGGCCAATTTGGTGCATGTGCTGAACCCGCAGGCCATCGTTTTCGGAGGGGGGGTGATGCGGCAGAGCGCCGTACTGCTTCCGCTTATTACATCCGAAATGAACAGACATTTATTCAAGGTTCAGCAAGACCGTATTCAAGTGAAAGCCGCGGAGCTGGGAGACAAGAGCGGGTTATGGGGAGCGAAACGGCTCATTGCGGGGAAAAGCAAACAATCGAACATGTAG
- a CDS encoding SIS domain-containing protein: MNMIQKYGEYLMKHLEKAVLNQQESILQAAQLVKKSILAGGRFYVFGSGHSHMIAEELYNRAGGLALIKAILEPSLMLHEEPNKSTYLERLEGYAEVLLNLKEVGSKDTVMIVSNSGRNAVVVEMAIKARELGAGVIAMTSMSHSSKVSSRHQSGKRLFELADVILDNGAETGDAAFFVEGLETPTGPTSSFAGIALAQTMLVTILNELVAAGFEPPVFKSSNLDGADQYNDLLFKTYVK; encoded by the coding sequence ATGAACATGATTCAAAAATATGGCGAATACTTGATGAAACATTTGGAGAAGGCTGTTTTGAACCAGCAGGAAAGCATCCTGCAAGCGGCTCAATTAGTGAAAAAGTCGATACTGGCCGGAGGACGGTTTTACGTTTTCGGCAGCGGACATTCCCATATGATTGCGGAAGAACTGTACAATAGGGCGGGAGGTTTGGCGCTGATCAAGGCTATTTTGGAGCCCAGTCTGATGCTGCATGAAGAGCCTAATAAGAGCACGTATCTGGAGCGCCTCGAAGGATATGCCGAAGTGCTGCTCAACCTGAAGGAAGTCGGAAGCAAGGATACGGTTATGATCGTCTCCAATTCGGGGCGAAACGCCGTCGTGGTGGAAATGGCGATCAAAGCGCGCGAATTGGGCGCGGGCGTCATCGCCATGACCAGCATGTCGCATTCCTCAAAAGTCAGTTCGCGCCATCAAAGCGGCAAAAGATTGTTCGAATTGGCCGACGTTATTTTGGACAACGGCGCGGAAACGGGTGACGCCGCATTCTTCGTGGAAGGTCTGGAAACGCCTACGGGGCCGACATCCAGCTTCGCCGGAATCGCCTTGGCGCAGACGATGTTGGTGACGATTTTAAACGAATTGGTGGCAGCGGGATTCGAGCCGCCGGTTTTTAAAAGCAGCAATTTAGACGGTGCCGACCAATACAACGATCTTTTGTTTAAAACCTACGTAAAGTGA
- a CDS encoding sugar phosphate nucleotidyltransferase has protein sequence MKTAIILAAGKGSKLWPYNEYWPKAALPVAGKPVLHRMIGHLKSLSIERIIVAAAYLDKRLKSLCHGIEGVEVVSLPSPQGTADTLERLLPMINDEKLLIVYGDIVTTQAAMQSFIRQSSESGSDADLLVKPLDKDRAQDWFCANVNNKMVLQIYGHPRPHYVNHRLLGVYAVRTAALQSALAQNPGFMTNVNVGVMPPMEAALEQSLQIMIEDGLRVTAHCAETDVVDLDKPWHLLQAAQLVLNDEIKALKESSIPDSAAIHPSAEIKGQVVLGEGVIIGRNVQIKGNARIGKGTIVDNGAIIGGNSVIGDNCVITDYCRIGDFSVIGNRNRIGHCAEFEGITFDNVSFTHYGEVFGVVGTSTDIAAGVTVGVLRFDDLPQMQKVQGRTEYPEKFGNAVYFGDYARTGIASLYMPGVKIGSNSVIGPAVLVEKDVPSHTLIHLDQQQLVKKEWGAHRYGW, from the coding sequence GTGAAAACTGCCATTATACTTGCTGCTGGAAAGGGCTCCAAGCTATGGCCCTATAACGAATATTGGCCCAAAGCCGCCTTGCCGGTTGCCGGCAAGCCTGTTCTCCATAGAATGATCGGTCATCTGAAGAGTCTGTCAATTGAACGTATTATCGTTGCGGCAGCATATCTCGACAAACGCTTGAAATCGCTGTGCCACGGAATCGAAGGCGTTGAAGTGGTTTCGTTGCCGTCTCCACAAGGGACGGCGGATACATTGGAACGATTGCTGCCGATGATTAATGACGAGAAGCTGCTGATTGTGTATGGGGATATCGTCACGACGCAAGCTGCAATGCAAAGTTTTATTCGGCAATCGTCCGAATCCGGGAGCGATGCGGATCTTCTCGTCAAACCGCTGGATAAGGATCGGGCGCAAGACTGGTTTTGCGCCAACGTCAACAACAAGATGGTGCTGCAGATCTATGGGCATCCGCGTCCGCATTACGTGAATCATCGGTTATTAGGCGTTTATGCAGTCAGAACGGCAGCGCTGCAATCGGCGCTGGCTCAAAATCCCGGCTTTATGACGAATGTGAATGTCGGCGTTATGCCGCCGATGGAAGCGGCACTTGAGCAATCGTTACAGATCATGATCGAGGACGGTCTTCGCGTAACCGCGCATTGCGCGGAAACCGACGTCGTCGATTTGGATAAACCGTGGCACTTATTGCAGGCCGCTCAATTGGTATTAAACGACGAAATCAAAGCTCTCAAAGAGAGCAGCATCCCGGATTCCGCCGCTATTCATCCGTCCGCCGAGATTAAAGGGCAGGTCGTTCTGGGTGAAGGGGTTATTATTGGAAGGAATGTGCAAATCAAAGGAAATGCAAGAATAGGCAAGGGAACTATCGTCGACAATGGAGCTATCATAGGCGGCAACTCGGTGATCGGCGACAATTGCGTCATCACGGACTACTGTAGAATCGGGGATTTCAGCGTAATCGGAAACCGGAATCGTATCGGTCATTGCGCCGAATTTGAAGGGATCACCTTTGATAATGTGAGCTTTACGCACTACGGAGAAGTTTTCGGCGTCGTCGGCACTTCCACCGATATCGCGGCCGGCGTTACGGTCGGCGTACTGCGGTTTGACGATTTGCCGCAAATGCAGAAGGTGCAAGGTAGGACAGAATATCCGGAAAAGTTCGGAAACGCCGTTTATTTTGGCGACTATGCCAGAACCGGAATCGCATCGCTTTATATGCCGGGCGTCAAAATCGGCTCCAACAGCGTGATCGGACCGGCCGTTTTGGTGGAAAAGGATGTGCCGTCGCACACGTTGATCCACCTTGATCAACAACAGCTCGTAAAAAAAGAATGGGGAGCCCATCGTTACGGCTGGTAA